One Natronomonas moolapensis 8.8.11 genomic region harbors:
- a CDS encoding cobalt-precorrin-7 (C(5))-methyltransferase, which yields MTDGVEFPDDPGAFAAERPEAAASDTDPVCAVGIGPGDPEYLTPRGVRAIRDADVVVGFGTVVEFVESEITGDALTCGYDDEPEVLAEFGDRVAGGERGTAVLMGDPNHSGYQFVGKVESAVDAPVEVIPGISSLQIAASRARTPMEETTFVTLHKSGPIEADLERLERDVGDRHLLVLPRPFDWMPERIAARLLGAGASDHEALVCERLTHDDEAITHTSLSELAADVDSREETAFSDLSVFVVRR from the coding sequence ATGACGGACGGCGTCGAGTTCCCGGACGATCCGGGGGCGTTCGCGGCCGAACGCCCGGAAGCCGCCGCATCCGACACCGATCCGGTGTGCGCCGTCGGGATCGGCCCCGGGGACCCCGAGTATCTCACCCCGCGGGGTGTGCGGGCCATCCGCGATGCCGACGTCGTCGTCGGCTTCGGGACCGTCGTCGAGTTCGTCGAGAGCGAGATCACCGGCGACGCGTTGACCTGCGGCTACGACGACGAGCCCGAGGTCCTCGCCGAGTTCGGAGACCGCGTCGCCGGTGGCGAACGTGGGACGGCGGTGCTGATGGGCGATCCGAACCACTCCGGCTACCAGTTCGTCGGCAAGGTCGAGTCGGCCGTCGACGCGCCCGTCGAGGTGATTCCCGGGATTTCATCGCTGCAGATCGCCGCCTCGCGGGCGCGGACGCCGATGGAGGAGACGACGTTCGTCACCCTCCACAAGAGCGGTCCGATCGAGGCCGACCTCGAACGGCTCGAACGCGACGTCGGCGACCGGCACCTGCTCGTTCTCCCCCGGCCGTTCGATTGGATGCCCGAGCGGATTGCGGCCCGGCTGCTCGGGGCGGGCGCGTCGGACCACGAGGCGCTCGTCTGCGAGCGGCTGACCCACGACGACGAAGCGATCACGCACACGTCGCTGTCGGAGCTGGCCGCCGACGTCGACTCCCGGGAGGAGACGGCCTTTTCTGATCTGTCGGTGTTCGTCGTCCGGCGGTAG
- a CDS encoding alkaline phosphatase family protein, translated as MGFDDWVSVSAEKIRKKGAEGLGDVAYDLYAGLWWLAWPLPRGTNVYEREWDLLVILDACRVDLLRSVADEYEFLGDIERVESVGSMSKEWMAKTFTDEYADEVAETAYVTSNVFSERILDGDRFGTFEEVWRDGWDEAAGTVLPRTMTDRAIQTARQDDPDRLIVHYVQPHHPFVGLDLGFDADPFGPALSDTVVDALRKDKIDRETFWDAYQDNLRLVLDDLELLLSNVDADRVAITADHGDALGEWGIYDHPVGCLHPAVRTVPWTTTTATDRETHDPEIDRETGDSDVEDRLQALGYVG; from the coding sequence ATGGGATTCGACGACTGGGTCTCCGTCTCCGCCGAAAAGATCCGGAAAAAAGGGGCCGAGGGGCTCGGTGACGTCGCCTACGACCTCTACGCCGGCCTGTGGTGGCTTGCCTGGCCGCTTCCGCGCGGAACGAACGTCTACGAGCGCGAGTGGGACCTCCTCGTCATCCTCGACGCCTGTCGCGTCGACCTCCTCCGATCGGTCGCCGACGAGTACGAGTTCCTCGGCGACATCGAGCGCGTCGAGTCGGTCGGCAGTATGTCGAAGGAGTGGATGGCGAAGACGTTCACCGACGAGTACGCCGACGAGGTGGCCGAGACGGCATACGTCACGAGCAACGTCTTCTCGGAGCGGATACTCGATGGCGACCGCTTCGGGACCTTCGAGGAGGTGTGGCGCGACGGGTGGGACGAGGCGGCTGGCACCGTCCTCCCGCGGACGATGACGGACCGCGCGATCCAGACCGCCCGCCAGGACGATCCCGACCGGTTGATTGTCCACTACGTCCAGCCACATCACCCGTTCGTCGGCCTCGATTTGGGGTTCGACGCCGATCCGTTCGGCCCGGCGCTCTCCGACACCGTCGTCGACGCGCTCCGGAAGGACAAAATCGACCGGGAGACGTTCTGGGACGCCTACCAGGACAACCTCCGGTTGGTCCTCGACGACCTCGAACTCCTGCTCTCGAACGTCGACGCCGACCGCGTCGCGATCACGGCCGACCACGGCGACGCTCTCGGCGAGTGGGGGATCTACGATCACCCCGTCGGCTGTCTGCACCCCGCGGTTCGGACAGTGCCGTGGACGACCACGACCGCGACCGACCGCGAAACGCACGACCCCGAGATCGACCGCGAAACCGGCGACTCCGACGTCGAGGACCGCCTCCAGGCGCTAGGATACGTGGGATAG
- a CDS encoding precorrin-8X methylmutase, which produces MTTERADDDGDDFEAYADLGATTSNAMEIAETSMDRVHELVPQETLADRIRAKSVHATGDSEFQYLMRFTGADESEPVRVGARAVLEERPIVTDITMVKAGITGRGHDCPVRKAIGNGAELAAETGMTRTAASVLELDREGVYDGAIATIGNAPTAALSLADCIEQGTRPAVVVATPVGFVKAAESRERIREVCAEHGVPAITNVGRRGGSGLAAGLTNELVHVASDAREGDVEVKR; this is translated from the coding sequence ATGACGACTGAGCGAGCGGACGACGACGGGGACGACTTCGAGGCGTACGCCGACCTCGGGGCGACGACGTCGAACGCGATGGAGATCGCCGAGACCAGCATGGATCGGGTCCACGAGTTGGTTCCCCAGGAGACGCTCGCCGACCGGATCCGCGCGAAGTCCGTCCACGCGACCGGCGACTCGGAGTTCCAGTACCTGATGCGGTTCACCGGCGCGGACGAGTCCGAACCGGTGCGGGTCGGCGCTCGGGCCGTCCTCGAGGAGCGCCCGATCGTCACGGACATCACGATGGTCAAAGCGGGCATCACGGGGCGGGGCCACGACTGCCCGGTCCGGAAGGCGATCGGGAACGGCGCGGAGTTGGCCGCCGAGACCGGGATGACGCGGACCGCCGCGTCGGTGCTCGAACTCGACCGCGAGGGCGTCTACGACGGCGCGATTGCGACGATCGGCAACGCCCCCACGGCGGCGCTCTCGCTCGCCGACTGCATCGAACAGGGGACCCGCCCGGCCGTCGTCGTGGCCACGCCGGTCGGCTTCGTCAAGGCTGCCGAGAGCCGAGAGCGGATCCGGGAGGTCTGCGCCGAACACGGCGTACCGGCGATCACGAACGTCGGCCGCCGCGGCGGCAGTGGCCTCGCCGCCGGGCTGACGAACGAGTTGGTCCACGTCGCGAGCGACGCGCGCGAGGGCGACGTGGAGGTGAAGCGATGA
- a CDS encoding CbtB domain-containing protein: MSTNETVGDRLDVVRTELTATQIAAGLAFGTAIVFALMFVQEPLVHESMHNFRHAAGITCH; this comes from the coding sequence ATGAGCACGAACGAAACCGTCGGGGACCGACTCGACGTCGTCCGAACCGAACTGACAGCCACACAGATCGCCGCGGGACTCGCCTTCGGCACCGCGATCGTCTTTGCGCTCATGTTCGTCCAGGAACCGCTCGTCCACGAGTCGATGCACAACTTCCGCCACGCCGCCGGCATCACCTGCCACTGA
- the cobN gene encoding cobaltochelatase subunit CobN, whose protein sequence is MATVGLYTATENELGALARAAGEVDADLVARSESDLDEPEAVEAFCEELAGCDVVVLWLHGDQDSMPGYDRALDRCYEAGIPVVVKATGDAFAVEDTTVPGSVRETVSAYLERGGSANLANCVRYLTDRFTPESPEYDDPVALPTEGVYHPDHPGASVEELYAALDDGRPTVAVWFYESHWTHENTRYVDALVRAIEAEGANALPVFCNPVTDSEEQEDAEWVVDNWLTNEAGESLVDAVCSSFMFSLSMAERGRDANDEGGDAETVFLKRLGVPVIQTVTTMRSRSRYDASDTGVMGFELALSVALPEFDGNVITHPISGKERTDDEAGIGSAPKQHFPIEDRIEHAASLAVNWAELRYTPNDEKNVAVVLHNYPPSDDGIGTAFGLDSPESTVNLLSELRTRDYDLGGRFPDSGEELIGTLTSQLTLDDRWVAPEDVRDLSVDVVSTEQYAEWWTEADAGFRENVLEEWGDPPERPFAIPGAAFGNVLVTVQPPRGFGMDPSKVYHDSDLQPPHDYYAFYKWLREEFAADAVVHLGTHGSLEWLPGKTVGLDAESAPDALVADLPNVYPYIVNNPGEGTQAKRRSYAAVVDYLTPPMAEAGTYDDLAELEELADQYREAGSEAGEAVEQLLREAIDELDLAVELGIEGSIDERADVRGPEEAGTTLADGEVSGDDVPIDELVERVHAYLTDVKTTQIRMGLHTLGEPPEDDRLVEYLIALTRLENPGAPSLRESVAGVLGIDYGTMLDSPGEYDETLGMTYSQAADEVHELSVELVETLAGHDFDVPEAEPDAGPGDETTMNLMVVDVDALGDARVQGGAHDDLRAALAYICEEAAPRVRGAETEIPRTADALNGEYVPPGGSGAPTRGGVDLLPTGRNFYTLDPRKIPAKSAWAVGREVAEGTLERHHSEAGEYPEEIGVVAWGTPTVRTRGETIAQVLALMGVEPVWTDAGRIDDVEPIALGELGRPRIDATTRVSGLFRDAFPQAAGVVHDAVEAVVDLDEPHEMNYVKKHVEEETEELKAEGLEPEAARDAAMPRVFTTRPGGYGAGTNKAVDEGNWEDRSDLAEVYVQWGGYALGSRGRVSEDHDAFRRRLGSVDATVKIEDTMEQDEFDSSDWYAFHGGFITAVAEVSGEEPASYVGDSSDPDNVSVYTNEEKVRKAMRARVLNPEWLDSMEEHGYKGAGDLSQTVDVTLGWDATTGVVSDTLWEAVAEKYAFDEDRQEWMRDVNPWALESITDTLLEAIERGLWDADDETEERLTDLNLRVDGDIEERSSNPDVVGGVTGDDD, encoded by the coding sequence ATGGCAACCGTCGGACTCTACACCGCGACCGAAAACGAATTGGGCGCGCTCGCCCGCGCCGCCGGCGAGGTCGACGCCGACCTCGTCGCTCGATCCGAGAGCGACCTCGACGAGCCGGAGGCCGTCGAGGCGTTCTGTGAGGAACTGGCCGGCTGTGACGTCGTCGTCCTGTGGCTTCACGGCGACCAGGACAGCATGCCCGGCTACGATCGCGCGCTCGATCGCTGCTACGAGGCCGGGATTCCGGTCGTCGTCAAGGCGACCGGCGACGCCTTCGCCGTCGAGGACACGACCGTCCCCGGAAGCGTCCGGGAGACTGTCTCGGCGTACCTCGAGCGCGGCGGCAGCGCCAACCTGGCGAACTGCGTCCGGTATCTGACCGACCGGTTCACGCCGGAGAGCCCCGAGTACGACGATCCCGTTGCGCTGCCAACCGAAGGGGTGTATCACCCCGATCATCCGGGCGCGTCCGTCGAAGAGCTCTACGCGGCCCTCGACGACGGCCGGCCGACCGTCGCCGTCTGGTTCTACGAGTCCCACTGGACCCACGAGAACACCCGCTACGTCGACGCGTTGGTTCGAGCCATCGAGGCCGAAGGGGCGAACGCGCTGCCGGTGTTTTGTAACCCCGTCACCGACTCCGAGGAGCAAGAGGATGCCGAGTGGGTCGTCGACAACTGGCTCACGAACGAGGCGGGCGAATCGCTCGTCGACGCGGTCTGCTCGTCGTTCATGTTCTCGCTGTCGATGGCCGAGCGGGGCCGCGACGCGAACGACGAGGGCGGCGACGCCGAGACGGTGTTCCTGAAGCGGCTCGGCGTCCCGGTGATCCAGACAGTGACAACGATGCGCTCGCGGTCGCGGTACGACGCCAGCGATACGGGCGTGATGGGCTTCGAACTCGCCCTTTCGGTCGCGCTGCCGGAGTTCGACGGCAACGTCATCACCCATCCGATCTCCGGGAAAGAACGCACCGACGACGAGGCCGGCATCGGTTCCGCGCCGAAACAGCACTTCCCGATCGAAGACCGGATCGAACACGCCGCCTCGCTGGCGGTCAACTGGGCCGAGTTGCGCTACACCCCGAACGACGAGAAGAACGTGGCGGTCGTGCTGCACAACTACCCGCCGAGCGACGACGGCATCGGCACCGCTTTCGGCCTCGACTCGCCCGAGTCGACGGTGAACCTGCTGTCGGAACTGCGGACGCGGGACTACGACCTCGGCGGTCGGTTCCCGGATTCGGGCGAGGAACTGATCGGGACGCTCACCTCGCAGTTGACGCTGGACGACCGGTGGGTCGCCCCCGAGGACGTTCGCGACCTCTCCGTCGACGTCGTTTCCACCGAGCAGTACGCCGAGTGGTGGACTGAGGCCGACGCCGGGTTCCGCGAGAACGTGCTCGAGGAGTGGGGCGACCCCCCCGAGCGCCCTTTCGCGATCCCCGGCGCGGCGTTCGGCAACGTCCTCGTGACGGTCCAGCCGCCCCGCGGGTTCGGGATGGATCCCTCGAAGGTGTATCACGACTCCGACCTCCAGCCGCCCCACGACTACTACGCCTTTTATAAATGGCTCCGCGAGGAGTTCGCCGCCGACGCGGTCGTCCACCTCGGCACGCACGGCTCCCTGGAGTGGTTGCCCGGCAAGACCGTCGGCCTCGACGCCGAGAGCGCGCCGGACGCGCTCGTGGCGGACCTGCCGAACGTCTACCCCTACATCGTCAACAACCCCGGCGAGGGGACGCAGGCCAAGCGCCGGTCGTACGCCGCCGTCGTCGACTACCTCACGCCGCCGATGGCCGAGGCTGGCACCTACGACGACCTCGCGGAGCTGGAGGAACTCGCCGACCAGTACCGCGAGGCCGGCAGCGAGGCCGGCGAGGCGGTCGAACAGCTCCTCCGGGAGGCGATCGACGAGTTGGACCTCGCCGTCGAGTTGGGGATCGAAGGGAGCATCGACGAGCGGGCCGACGTCCGCGGTCCCGAGGAAGCGGGGACGACGCTCGCGGACGGCGAGGTCTCCGGCGACGACGTGCCGATCGACGAGCTCGTAGAGCGCGTCCACGCCTACCTGACGGACGTGAAGACGACCCAGATCCGGATGGGCCTGCACACGCTTGGCGAACCGCCGGAGGACGATCGCCTCGTCGAGTACCTGATCGCGCTGACGCGGCTCGAGAACCCCGGCGCACCGTCGCTGCGGGAGTCGGTCGCGGGCGTGCTCGGCATCGACTACGGGACGATGCTCGACTCGCCCGGCGAGTACGACGAGACGCTTGGGATGACGTACTCACAAGCCGCCGACGAAGTCCACGAACTGAGCGTCGAGTTGGTCGAGACACTCGCCGGTCACGACTTCGACGTGCCCGAAGCCGAACCCGACGCCGGTCCCGGCGACGAGACGACGATGAACCTCATGGTCGTTGACGTCGACGCACTCGGCGACGCCCGGGTACAGGGGGGCGCCCACGACGACCTACGGGCGGCGCTCGCGTACATCTGTGAGGAGGCCGCCCCCCGCGTTCGCGGGGCCGAAACGGAGATACCGCGGACGGCGGACGCGTTGAACGGCGAGTACGTCCCGCCGGGTGGCTCCGGTGCGCCCACCCGCGGTGGCGTCGACTTGCTGCCGACGGGACGGAACTTCTACACGCTCGACCCCCGGAAGATCCCCGCGAAGTCGGCCTGGGCGGTCGGCCGGGAGGTCGCGGAGGGGACGCTCGAACGCCACCACAGCGAGGCGGGGGAGTACCCCGAGGAGATCGGCGTCGTCGCCTGGGGAACCCCGACGGTTCGCACGCGCGGGGAGACGATCGCGCAGGTGCTCGCGCTGATGGGCGTCGAACCGGTCTGGACCGACGCGGGCCGGATCGACGACGTCGAGCCGATCGCCCTCGGGGAGTTGGGTCGCCCGCGGATCGACGCGACGACCCGCGTCTCTGGGCTGTTCCGGGACGCCTTCCCGCAGGCGGCAGGGGTCGTCCACGACGCGGTCGAGGCGGTCGTCGACCTCGATGAACCACACGAGATGAACTACGTCAAGAAACACGTCGAGGAGGAGACAGAGGAACTGAAAGCCGAGGGGCTAGAGCCCGAGGCGGCACGCGATGCCGCGATGCCGCGGGTCTTTACCACCCGACCGGGCGGCTACGGCGCGGGCACGAACAAGGCCGTCGACGAGGGCAACTGGGAGGATCGCTCCGATCTGGCGGAGGTGTACGTCCAGTGGGGTGGCTACGCGCTCGGCTCCCGAGGGCGGGTGAGCGAGGATCACGACGCCTTCCGTCGGCGGCTCGGCAGCGTCGACGCGACCGTCAAGATCGAGGACACGATGGAACAGGACGAGTTCGACTCCTCCGATTGGTACGCCTTCCACGGCGGTTTCATCACCGCCGTCGCGGAGGTCTCCGGTGAAGAGCCGGCCTCCTACGTCGGCGACTCCTCGGACCCTGACAACGTCTCGGTGTACACCAACGAAGAAAAAGTCCGGAAGGCGATGCGCGCCCGCGTATTGAACCCCGAGTGGCTCGACTCCATGGAGGAACACGGCTACAAGGGCGCGGGCGATCTCTCACAGACTGTCGACGTGACGCTGGGCTGGGACGCGACGACCGGCGTCGTCAGCGACACCCTCTGGGAGGCCGTCGCCGAGAAGTACGCCTTCGACGAGGACCGACAGGAGTGGATGCGCGATGTGAACCCCTGGGCGCTCGAGTCGATCACGGACACCCTACTGGAGGCGATCGAACGCGGCCTCTGGGACGCCGACGACGAGACCGAAGAGCGGTTGACCGACCTCAACCTCCGGGTCGACGGTGACATAGAGGAGCGTTCGTCCAACCCGGACGTGGTCGGGGGGGTGACCGGCGATGACGACTGA
- a CDS encoding lysylphosphatidylglycerol synthase transmembrane domain-containing protein has translation MPEWTPAGTTRGRFLKTLLGFAVAMALVGLLVVGVGWERTLSRLRTARPGWVLLACLSSMLCLAAWTKTWQAVLSAAGVSVPYRKLVVTFVAATFANYVTPMGQAGGEPFIAYVLSRDTEATYEQSLASVVTADLIRLVPFFTVGLVGLGYLLFTAQVSGVIKRFAVVLVSLAVALPFATVVGWRVRGRLRDAVLWALGPFARRTSWLSIPSARDRIDSLYESLEVITAAPRALVVAVVFGYVGWVLFAIPLYFSGLALGTPVSILLVCFLVPVSVIAGSAPLPGGLAAIEGTLVALLTALTALSTADALAVTTIYRLTSYWFVVVLGGLAALRVIRRV, from the coding sequence ATGCCTGAATGGACGCCCGCGGGAACCACGCGCGGACGGTTCCTGAAGACGCTGTTGGGGTTCGCGGTCGCGATGGCTCTCGTGGGGCTGTTAGTCGTCGGCGTCGGGTGGGAGCGGACCCTCTCGCGGCTCCGGACGGCCCGTCCCGGGTGGGTCCTTCTCGCGTGTCTTTCATCGATGCTGTGTCTGGCGGCGTGGACCAAGACCTGGCAGGCCGTCCTCTCCGCAGCGGGCGTTTCGGTCCCGTACCGGAAGCTCGTCGTGACCTTCGTCGCCGCGACGTTTGCGAACTACGTGACCCCGATGGGGCAGGCGGGCGGGGAGCCGTTCATCGCGTACGTCCTCTCGCGGGACACCGAGGCGACGTACGAACAGAGCCTTGCAAGCGTCGTCACTGCGGATTTGATCCGGCTCGTGCCCTTCTTTACCGTCGGATTGGTCGGTCTCGGGTATCTGCTCTTTACCGCACAGGTCTCGGGAGTAATAAAACGGTTCGCGGTCGTGCTTGTTTCGCTCGCGGTCGCGCTCCCGTTCGCGACGGTCGTCGGCTGGCGAGTTCGCGGGCGGCTTCGGGACGCCGTACTGTGGGCCCTTGGTCCGTTCGCGCGTCGGACCTCGTGGCTCTCGATCCCGTCGGCACGTGACCGGATCGACAGCCTCTATGAGTCCCTCGAGGTGATCACAGCGGCCCCACGGGCGCTCGTCGTGGCGGTCGTCTTCGGCTACGTCGGGTGGGTCCTCTTTGCGATCCCGCTGTATTTTTCAGGGCTCGCGCTGGGGACGCCAGTCTCGATCCTGCTCGTCTGTTTTCTCGTTCCGGTGTCTGTCATCGCCGGGTCAGCGCCGCTGCCGGGCGGACTCGCCGCCATCGAGGGGACGCTCGTCGCGCTGTTGACCGCGCTCACCGCGCTTTCGACCGCCGACGCGCTCGCGGTCACGACGATCTACCGGCTGACGAGTTACTGGTTCGTCGTCGTGCTCGGCGGTCTCGCCGCCCTCCGGGTGATCCGTCGAGTTTGA
- a CDS encoding ATP-binding protein, which translates to MFDLADDKSVSTPFGAVVGQRQLKQALLCVTADDGLDGLLVTGEKGTAKSTLVRGLAGLLPDQRAIADCPYGCPPDDRSRQCRDCRDRATVPVETRAVPLVTLPLGASRDRVVGTLSVSDALSGEATFEPGLLARANRGLLYVDEVNLLDDHLVDVLLDAAASGVNRVERDGVSRTHPAEFTLVGTMNPEEGDLRPQLRDRFALSVEVEGERDVSDRVAIIDDDLRDGRPEEADDDTDAHRRRLRRARETIESVALTDEQKREIAELCLEAGVDGHRADIATARAARALAALDGRPTVVRDDIRTAASFALGHRMRSTPFEDAPDADDVIDDHLEDEGENEQEGGDAESSEDDAGDGSEAEGPGDGDGEATAGSDGGGDDAADGDESESRDGDGSDSERGPDDGDTPGDHDGSDRTPTEAGSEPSEEDDGSADGPDGDDADTDEAEPATPLVPGQSVDPAEGAAAPDVDAPETDRGDGSGRAESTPSTRNEGVSVRTERADAGGGIDAAASVRAAATRGRDRVESRDLRRSVRSGAGEALVVFAVDASASMRPAMAATKGVTLELLEDAYTERDSVSVVAFAGEDAEVLLPPTDSVTLAARHLKELPTGDRTPLPAGLRTTAEVIDRVDPEAAVAVVVSDGRANAAANPTADTRAAAEALAATGTRVVCVEAGDERGLLADVASATGGTLLDLDALTADRVERELADSR; encoded by the coding sequence GTGTTTGATCTCGCCGACGATAAAAGCGTTTCCACGCCGTTCGGGGCGGTGGTGGGCCAACGCCAATTGAAGCAGGCACTTCTGTGTGTCACCGCCGACGACGGCCTCGACGGCCTGCTCGTGACCGGCGAGAAGGGGACCGCCAAATCGACGCTCGTCCGCGGTCTCGCGGGACTGCTGCCCGACCAACGCGCTATCGCGGACTGCCCGTACGGCTGTCCGCCCGACGACCGGAGCCGGCAGTGTCGCGACTGTCGCGACCGGGCGACGGTTCCCGTCGAGACGCGGGCCGTGCCGCTCGTCACCCTCCCGCTCGGCGCGAGCCGGGACCGCGTCGTGGGGACGCTTTCGGTCTCGGACGCCCTGTCGGGGGAGGCGACGTTCGAGCCCGGGCTGCTAGCGCGGGCCAACCGCGGACTGCTGTACGTCGACGAGGTGAACCTCCTCGACGACCACCTCGTCGACGTGTTGCTCGATGCGGCCGCCTCGGGAGTCAACCGGGTCGAGCGCGACGGCGTCAGCCGGACCCATCCCGCCGAGTTCACGCTCGTCGGGACGATGAATCCCGAGGAGGGCGACCTCCGGCCGCAACTGCGGGACCGCTTTGCGCTCTCTGTCGAGGTCGAGGGCGAACGCGACGTCTCCGACCGGGTCGCCATCATCGACGACGACCTCCGCGACGGCCGGCCCGAGGAGGCCGACGACGACACCGACGCCCACCGCCGGCGGTTGCGGCGCGCCCGCGAGACGATCGAGTCGGTCGCGCTGACGGACGAACAAAAGCGGGAGATCGCCGAACTCTGTCTCGAGGCCGGCGTCGACGGCCACCGCGCCGACATCGCGACCGCCCGGGCCGCGCGGGCGCTCGCCGCCCTCGACGGTCGGCCGACGGTCGTACGAGACGACATCCGGACGGCGGCGTCGTTCGCGCTCGGCCACCGGATGCGCTCGACGCCCTTCGAGGACGCCCCGGACGCCGACGACGTGATCGACGACCACCTCGAGGACGAGGGCGAAAACGAACAGGAGGGCGGCGACGCCGAGTCGTCCGAGGACGATGCCGGGGACGGCTCGGAGGCGGAGGGACCCGGGGACGGCGACGGGGAGGCCACAGCGGGCAGCGACGGCGGCGGTGACGACGCCGCGGACGGCGACGAGTCCGAGAGTCGAGACGGCGACGGATCCGACTCCGAGAGGGGTCCCGATGACGGCGACACGCCCGGCGACCACGACGGGAGCGACCGGACGCCGACCGAGGCCGGGTCGGAGCCCTCCGAAGAGGACGACGGGAGCGCGGACGGCCCCGACGGGGACGACGCCGACACGGACGAGGCGGAGCCGGCGACGCCGCTCGTCCCCGGCCAGTCGGTCGATCCGGCGGAGGGGGCCGCCGCGCCCGACGTCGACGCGCCCGAAACGGACCGGGGAGACGGCTCCGGGCGCGCCGAGTCGACGCCGTCGACCCGAAACGAGGGGGTCAGCGTCCGGACGGAGCGGGCCGACGCCGGCGGCGGCATCGACGCCGCCGCGTCGGTCCGGGCCGCCGCGACCCGGGGCCGCGACCGCGTCGAATCGCGGGACCTCCGGCGGTCGGTTCGCTCGGGGGCCGGCGAGGCGCTCGTCGTCTTCGCCGTCGACGCGAGCGCCTCGATGCGCCCCGCGATGGCGGCGACGAAGGGCGTCACGCTCGAACTGTTAGAGGACGCCTACACCGAACGCGACAGCGTGTCGGTCGTCGCGTTCGCGGGCGAGGACGCGGAGGTGTTGCTCCCGCCGACCGATTCCGTCACGCTCGCGGCGCGACACCTCAAGGAGCTGCCGACCGGTGACCGGACGCCACTGCCGGCCGGGCTCCGGACGACCGCGGAAGTGATCGACCGGGTCGACCCCGAGGCCGCCGTCGCCGTCGTCGTCTCGGACGGCCGGGCCAACGCCGCCGCGAACCCGACCGCGGACACCCGGGCGGCCGCCGAGGCGCTCGCGGCGACCGGCACCCGGGTGGTCTGCGTCGAGGCGGGCGACGAGCGCGGCCTGCTGGCCGACGTCGCCTCGGCGACCGGCGGCACGCTGTTGGATCTCGACGCCCTGACCGCCGACCGTGTCGAGCGCGAACTCGCGGACTCGCGGTAG
- a CDS encoding glycosyltransferase, with translation MPGLDRIAENAGTWLGIAALLVVGFATGGDIWTVAVQPLFVVVFVEGAVYVGLFTVAVAFTGFLLVYDVWRSDTGDRIASGPPVQAIVPAYRDASVVDESVTSLLQNNYDPLEIAVVVEPDDDRTRARATELAARYGSVECLLNDRPGSKATAINCAVEHSDADHFVVFDADERASAGFVGTAMGALLDGADVFQGRRIPRPTGAIETLAYCERVVVQSAYLIGEFVGFTHCQSSATGFTRAAFDAVGGYADVLTEDIYFSHQCHRADLTVAQNRRCTSSMEAPHTLRDLWGQRKRWRIGHVQVVHVRLREALEGPRGLTDAVAVGRAVGALLAGGTLLMLASHVLFLTLIDPGSVLLPFGSILAVILGVWSRDALEGRIGRPSWTLAFVPLVYLGHGILTVKAAFEYAFTWGGEWYQVTKTGA, from the coding sequence ATGCCGGGACTCGACCGCATCGCCGAAAACGCCGGAACGTGGCTCGGGATCGCCGCGCTTCTCGTCGTTGGCTTCGCCACGGGCGGGGACATCTGGACGGTCGCCGTCCAGCCGCTCTTCGTCGTCGTCTTCGTCGAAGGGGCCGTCTACGTCGGGCTGTTCACCGTTGCGGTCGCGTTTACGGGCTTTCTGCTCGTCTACGACGTCTGGCGGAGCGATACCGGCGATCGGATCGCGTCCGGTCCGCCGGTGCAAGCGATCGTGCCCGCCTACAGGGACGCCAGCGTCGTAGACGAGAGCGTCACCAGCCTCCTGCAAAACAACTACGATCCCCTCGAGATCGCGGTCGTCGTCGAACCGGACGACGATCGGACCCGAGCGCGCGCGACGGAGCTCGCCGCGCGCTACGGGTCGGTCGAGTGCCTCCTCAACGACCGCCCGGGGTCGAAGGCGACCGCGATCAACTGCGCGGTCGAGCACAGCGACGCGGATCACTTCGTCGTCTTCGACGCCGACGAACGTGCCTCGGCGGGGTTCGTCGGCACCGCGATGGGAGCGCTTCTCGACGGGGCGGACGTCTTCCAAGGGCGGCGAATCCCCCGACCGACCGGAGCGATCGAGACGCTCGCCTACTGCGAACGCGTGGTCGTGCAGTCGGCTTACTTGATCGGGGAGTTCGTCGGGTTTACCCACTGTCAGAGCTCCGCGACCGGGTTCACTCGGGCAGCTTTCGACGCGGTCGGGGGGTACGCGGACGTGCTGACCGAGGATATCTACTTCTCGCATCAGTGTCACCGCGCCGACCTCACGGTCGCACAGAACCGCCGGTGTACGAGTTCTATGGAGGCGCCACACACCCTGCGTGACCTCTGGGGCCAGCGCAAGCGCTGGCGGATCGGCCACGTACAGGTCGTCCACGTGCGCCTTCGGGAGGCACTCGAAGGGCCCCGCGGCCTCACGGACGCCGTCGCCGTCGGTCGGGCCGTTGGTGCCCTCCTCGCCGGCGGCACGCTGTTGATGCTCGCCTCGCACGTGCTCTTTTTGACGCTGATCGACCCGGGAAGCGTCCTCCTCCCGTTCGGGTCGATCCTAGCGGTGATCCTCGGCGTCTGGAGCCGCGACGCGCTCGAGGGCCGGATCGGCCGCCCGTCCTGGACGCTGGCGTTCGTTCCCCTCGTGTACCTGGGTCACGGAATCCTGACGGTCAAGGCGGCCTTCGAGTACGCGTTCACCTGGGGCGGCGAGTGGTATCAGGTCACAAAGACGGGCGCGTGA